The Vicia villosa cultivar HV-30 ecotype Madison, WI linkage group LG1, Vvil1.0, whole genome shotgun sequence genome includes a region encoding these proteins:
- the LOC131620368 gene encoding uncharacterized protein LOC131620368 produces the protein MEDAMDDAMMNIMNKVISRTSLSHTDDRTKKTIILRALEDALSEAFIPESMLEFLEVLEKLLLHRNSSNSNLISEAMKAAYCSIAVESTLKYLEAGTSNPRYGKAVKRIWKGKVHDMQSEGSSFLLSDELKQWKSEIENSLLDGGVLEKLACMGSTRRDAIRKLRAFLAEAWENLGLLESGRRINC, from the coding sequence ATGGAAGACGCAATGGATGACGCAATGATGAACATCATGAACAAAGTGATTTCCAGAACCTCACTCTCCCACACCGACGACCGCACCAAGAAAACGATCATCCTCAGAGCCCTCGAAGACGCCTTGTCGGAAGCATTTATCCCAGAATCTATGCTCGAATTCCTCGAGGTACTAGAGAAACTCTTACTTCATCGCAActcttcaaattcaaatttaatcaGTGAGGCCATGAAAGCCGCCTATTGTAGCATTGCAGTAGAATCTACCCTCAAGTATCTCGAAGCAGGAACATCAAACCCTAGATACGGAAAAGCGGTGAAGAGGATATGGAAGGGTAAGGTTCATGATATGCAGAGTGAGGGAAGTAGCTTTCTGTTATCGGATGAATTGAAGCAATGGAAAAGTGAGATTGAGAATTCGCTATTGGATGGGGGAGTTTTGGAGAAGCTTGCCTGTATGGGGAGTACTCGAAGAGACGCTATTCGAAAGTTGCGGGCTTTTTTGGCTGAAGCTTGGGAGAATTTAGGTCTTCTTGAATCGGGGCGAAGAATCAATTGTTAG
- the LOC131659560 gene encoding protein MAIN-LIKE 1-like: MAILERWHPETSYFHLPHGEITITLDDVACLLNLPIKSTLLGYDRLTKEEVMEMMIEELGASPADALEKVERTRGAHVRFHFLQRIYDAELLAAHEAVGDEAEVNIHRERVLRCYFLYLIGTQLFVYTSSTYTEVAYLAYLSDLARVHEYNWGADTLAYNYHILGVGCLWKERSVAGSCTLLVGCILQQFPDIIGWGEVLGYTATMSRAIAFAPLRGNQVSDPYKRCLDCMV; this comes from the exons ATGGCTATTCTAGAGAGGTGGCATCCAGAGACTTCGTACTTTCATCTTCCTCACGGTGAGATTACCATTACTCTTGACGATGTTGCATGCCTTCTGAATCTACCTATCAAGAGTACCCTCCTTGGTTACGATAGGCTGACAAAGGAGGAAGTGATGGAGATGATGATTGAGGAGCTAGGGGCTAGTCCTGCTGACGCACTTGAGAAGGTGGAGAGGACCCGCGGGGCGCACGTGAGGTTTCACTTCTTGCAACGAATATATGATGCGGAGCTTCTTGCGGCACATGAGGCTGTTGGTGACGAGGCAGAGGTGAATATACACAGAGAGCGGGtgctgagatgttacttcctataTTTGATAGGCACTCAGCTCTTTGTGTACACGAGCTCGACGTACACAGAAGTCGCTTACTTGGCGTACTTATCGGATCTCGCACGTGTCCATGAGTACAATTGGGGAGCGGATACACTGGCGTACAACTACCACATACTCGGAGTGGGATGCCTGTGGAAGGAAAGAAGTGTGGCTGGCAGTTGTACCCTGTTAGTG GGTTGCATACTACAGCAGTTCCCTGATATTATTGGCTGGGGAGAGGTGTTGGGTTACACAGCGACCATGTCGCGTGCCATAGCCTTCGCCCCCCTCAGAGGGAACCAGGTGTCGGATCCTTACAAGCGTTGTCTTGATTGcatggtgtag